The proteins below come from a single Miscanthus floridulus cultivar M001 chromosome 1, ASM1932011v1, whole genome shotgun sequence genomic window:
- the LOC136453365 gene encoding uncharacterized protein, with translation MRRFLKAAKILEEDHDKLLTLIAILAGKLQEEALIESFGRLQDRLEAQEVEREAERQEHRRQLEQMNKEREAGREALRQAMLMLQAAQQQASVQKASTIVEPTENVAAAATIEGTQNVTTTIGEHMMHSQQVV, from the exons ATGAGAAGGTTCCTAAAGGCAGCAAAAATCTTAGAAGAAG ATCATGACAAGCTACTAACGCTAATTGCAATCTTAGCTGGCAAGCTACAG GAGGAAGCCCTCATTGAATCGTTTGGACGGCTGCAAGATAGACTAGAAGCTCAAGAAGTTGAAAGGGAAGCCGAGAGGCAAGAACATAGGCGTCAGCTTGAACAGATGAACAAGGAAAGGGAGGCTGGTAGAGAAGCACTTAGGCAAGCTATGTTAATGTTGCAAGCAGCCCAACAGCAAGCTTCAGTACAAAAG GCTAGCACAATTGTGGAGCCAACTGaaaatgttgctgctgctgcaacaaTTGAGGGGACACAAAATGTAACAACTACAATAGGAGAACACATGATGCATAGTCAGCAGGTAGTTTGA